In Janibacter cremeus, a genomic segment contains:
- a CDS encoding protein adenylyltransferase SelO, whose protein sequence is MRWPFDNTFVRDLGWLGVRVDPVPVSAPELLALNEDLAVELGLDPAALRSPDGVAVLAGNALAEGSEPIAQAYAGHQFGQLTPVLGDGRAHLLGEVVDTHGRRRDIALKGSGRTPFSRAGDGRAVMGPVLREYLVAEFMYAADVPTTRALAAVATGEQVLRERRLPGAVLTRVAASHLRVGTLVLIATRGSREQLADAVEHVRERHYPDLPPHDPMALLSAVVERQARLVARWMSLGFIHGVMNTDNMTLSGETIDYGPCAFLDAYDPQTFFSSVDAMGRYRYCAQPSMAMWGLARLAECLLPLADGEPDALMTQAQERVEAFTGIYEQEWLDAFRLKLGLVRVGSEDRELVEDLLVIAKEEALDFTGLFRDLARVLRREPTPTLDRVTDVPRWETWRQRWLGRLEGEGKPTGSSAEIMDETNPIHIPRNHLVEEALAAAHAGDLAPFEQLLEVLNSPFVQQEGQERYAEPADPDFTHGYVTYCGT, encoded by the coding sequence ATGAGGTGGCCCTTCGACAACACCTTCGTCCGCGACCTCGGCTGGCTCGGGGTGCGGGTCGACCCGGTCCCGGTGAGCGCTCCAGAGCTGCTCGCGCTCAACGAGGACCTCGCCGTCGAGCTCGGCCTCGACCCGGCCGCGCTCCGCTCCCCGGACGGGGTGGCGGTCCTGGCAGGCAACGCCCTCGCCGAGGGCTCGGAGCCGATCGCTCAGGCCTATGCCGGGCACCAGTTCGGGCAGCTCACCCCGGTGCTCGGCGACGGCCGTGCGCACCTGCTCGGCGAGGTCGTCGACACCCACGGCCGACGCCGGGACATCGCGCTCAAGGGGTCGGGGCGCACCCCCTTCTCCCGAGCCGGTGACGGGCGCGCGGTCATGGGCCCGGTGCTGCGGGAGTACCTCGTCGCCGAGTTCATGTACGCGGCCGACGTCCCGACGACCCGGGCCCTGGCCGCCGTCGCGACCGGCGAGCAGGTACTGCGCGAGCGCCGACTCCCCGGCGCCGTCCTCACCCGGGTCGCCGCCTCGCACCTGCGGGTCGGCACCCTCGTCCTCATCGCCACCCGCGGCAGCCGCGAGCAACTCGCCGACGCCGTCGAGCACGTCCGCGAGCGGCACTACCCCGACCTGCCGCCGCACGACCCGATGGCGCTGTTGTCGGCGGTCGTCGAGCGCCAGGCCCGGCTCGTCGCGCGCTGGATGTCCCTCGGCTTCATCCACGGCGTGATGAACACCGACAACATGACCCTGTCCGGCGAGACGATCGACTACGGCCCGTGCGCCTTCCTCGACGCCTACGACCCGCAGACCTTCTTCAGCAGCGTGGACGCGATGGGGCGCTACCGCTACTGCGCGCAACCATCGATGGCGATGTGGGGCCTGGCCCGCCTGGCCGAGTGCCTGCTGCCGCTGGCCGACGGCGAACCGGATGCGCTCATGACCCAGGCCCAGGAGCGCGTCGAGGCGTTCACCGGGATCTACGAGCAGGAGTGGTTGGACGCCTTCCGTCTCAAGCTCGGCCTCGTCCGGGTGGGGAGCGAGGACCGCGAGCTCGTCGAGGACCTGCTGGTGATCGCGAAGGAGGAGGCGCTGGACTTCACGGGTCTCTTTCGGGACCTGGCTCGGGTGCTGCGCCGGGAGCCGACACCGACCCTGGACCGGGTCACGGACGTGCCGCGATGGGAGACGTGGCGGCAGCGGTGGCTGGGCCGCCTCGAGGGCGAAGGCAAGCCGACCGGGTCCAGCGCCGAGATCATGGACGAGACCAACCCGATCCACATCCCCCGCAACCACCTCGTCGAGGAGGCCCTCGCCGCGGCGCACGCAGGGGACCTCGCTCCCTTCGAGCAGCTCCTGGAGGTGCTCAACTCCCCCTTCGTGCAGCAGGAGGGGCAGGAGCGCTACGCCGAGCCCGCCGACCCCGACTTCACGCACGGCTACGTGACCTACTGCGGGACCTAG
- the ppk2 gene encoding polyphosphate kinase 2 produces the protein MQQNLREYIDRLMAEGYTVRDDQGDDPQLIAPDGKAVETWRENYPYETLMTRNDYDVEKYLLQIELLKFQYWAQDSGRKFVVLFEGRDAAGKGGTIKRFTEHLNPRGARVVALTRPSEREEGQWYFQRYVQHLPTSGEIVLFDRSWYNRAGVERVMGFCTDEQYETFMDQAPRVERMLSEAGVHVTKLWFSVTRQEQRTRFAIRQIDPVRRWKLSPMDLESLDRWDAYTEAKEAMFERTDTKRAPWIVIKSNDKKRGRINAIRFFLNQFDYEGKDTSVVYAPDKKVVARGKKIVGD, from the coding sequence ATGCAGCAGAACCTCCGCGAGTACATCGATCGGCTCATGGCCGAGGGGTACACGGTCCGCGACGACCAGGGCGACGACCCGCAGCTGATCGCCCCGGACGGCAAGGCCGTGGAGACGTGGCGGGAGAACTACCCCTACGAGACGTTGATGACCCGCAACGACTACGACGTGGAGAAGTACCTGCTGCAGATCGAGCTGCTGAAGTTCCAGTACTGGGCGCAGGACAGCGGGAGGAAGTTCGTCGTCCTCTTCGAGGGGCGGGACGCGGCCGGCAAGGGCGGGACGATCAAGCGCTTCACCGAACACCTCAACCCCCGTGGGGCGCGGGTCGTGGCCCTGACGAGGCCGAGTGAGCGCGAGGAGGGGCAGTGGTACTTCCAGCGCTACGTCCAGCACCTGCCCACCAGCGGTGAGATCGTTCTCTTCGACCGGTCCTGGTACAACCGCGCCGGCGTCGAGCGGGTCATGGGCTTCTGCACGGACGAGCAGTACGAGACCTTCATGGACCAAGCACCCCGGGTCGAGCGGATGCTCTCCGAGGCCGGGGTGCACGTGACCAAGCTGTGGTTCTCGGTGACCCGTCAGGAGCAGCGCACCCGCTTCGCCATCCGCCAGATCGACCCGGTGCGTCGGTGGAAGCTCTCGCCCATGGACCTGGAGAGCCTCGACAGGTGGGATGCCTACACCGAGGCCAAGGAGGCGATGTTCGAGCGGACCGACACCAAGCGCGCCCCGTGGATCGTCATCAAGTCCAACGACAAGAAGCGTGGCCGGATCAACGCGATCCGCTTCTTCCTCAACCAGTTCGACTACGAGGGCAAGGACACGTCGGTCGTCTACGCGCCGGACAAGAAGGTCGTCGCCCGAGGCAAGAAGATCGTCGGCGACTGA